One region of Thunnus albacares chromosome 20, fThuAlb1.1, whole genome shotgun sequence genomic DNA includes:
- the rhot2 gene encoding mitochondrial Rho GTPase 2, giving the protein MKRDVRILLLGEPKVGKTSLIMSLVGEEFPEEVPSRAEEITIPADVTPEKVPTHIVDYSEKEQSDEVLRNEIIKANVVCVVYDVTNEDTIDKIRTKWIPLVNGDAEKGNKIPIILVGNKSDLRSGSSMETILPIMNQFSEIETCVECSAKNLKNISELFYYAQKAVLHPTAPLYDPEDKQLKQLCVRALSRIFYISDQDNDRILSDAELNSFQKSCFGNPLAPQALEDVKTVVWKNTSDGVQDNGLTLNGFLFLNTLFIQRGRHETTWTILRKFGYDDNLELTDDYLYPELRVPVGCTTEFNHLGHQFLQRLFEKYDEDKDSALSPPELKNLFCVCPYMPWGAEVYMTVPTTDEGYISYRGYLCQWTLSAYLDIHRCLEHLGYLGYPILTEQESQTAAVTVTREKEVDLEKRQTQRSVFLCKVIGPRGTGKTAFLQAFVGCNVVNKENSSSAFSPYAINTVQVSNQEKYLILKEVDVEAEFLKASDASCDVACLMYDSSDPHSFDYCASIYKQHYMESNIPCVLVASKQDLPEVKQFHGMTPAEFCYKHRLPPPLPFSNLFLDSTSKTIYTKLAWAAMYPHLNGSDMSNSSFWLRVALGSAVVAVLGFAIYRAVARQK; this is encoded by the exons ATGAAACGGGACGTCAGGATACTTTTATTGGGGGAAC CCAAGGTGGGGAAGACTTCACTCATCATGTCCTTGGTTGGAGAAGAGTTCCCAGAAGAG GTTCCGTCTAGAGCTGAAGAGATCACCATCCCTGCAGACGTAACTCCAGAGAAGGTGCCCACACACATAGTGGACTACTCAG AAAAAGAACAGAGTGATGAAGTCCTTAGAAATGAGATCATCAAG GCTAATGTGGTGTGTGTAGTGTATGATGTCACCAACGAGGACACGATAGACAAG ATCAGAACTAAATGGATACCTTTAGTAAACGGAGACGCAGAGAAAGGGAACAA AATTCCCATCATCCTTGTGGGAAACAAGTCTGATCTGCGCAGTGGGAGCTCAATGGAAACCATTCTTCCCATTATGAACCAGTTCTCTGAGATCGAAACATGTGTTGAG tGTTCTGCAAAGAAcctgaaaaacatttcagagtTGTTTTACTACGCACAGAAGGCAGTTCTGCACCCCACAGCCCCTCTTTATGACCCTGAGGACAAACAG CTAAAACAATTGTGTGTCAGAGCCCTTAGCAGAATATTCTACATTTCTGACCAGGACAACGACCGCATCCTCAGTGATGCTGAACTCAACAGCTTTCAG aaATCTTGTTTTGGAAATCCTCTGGCACCTCAAGCCTTAGAAGATGTAAAGACGGTAGTTTGGAAGAACACCAGCGATGGCGTACAGGACAACGGCCTCACTCTAAATG GTTTCTTGTTCCTTAATACATTATTTATCCAGAGGGGCCGCCATGAAACCACATGGACTATCCTCAGGAAGTTTGGTTATGACGACAACCTTGAGCTGACTGATGATTACCTTTACCCTGA actACGGGTTCCTGTTGGCTGCACAACAGAATTCAATCATTTAGGTCACCAGTTCCTCCAGCGGCTGTTTGAAAAGTATGATGAA GATAAGGACTCTGCCCTGTCACCACCAGAGCTGAAGAACCTGTTTTGCGTTTGTCCTTACATGCCATGGGGTGCAGAGGTCTACATGACTGTCCCAACCACAGATGAGGGCTACATCTCTTATCGAGGCTACCTTTGTCAGTGGAC GCTTTCTGCATACCTTGACATCCACCGTTGCCTGGAGCACCTAGGATACCTAGGCTACCCTATCCTCACTGAGCAGGAGTCACAGACAGCCGCagtcacag TGACACGAGAGAAAGAGGTGGACCTGGAGAAGCGCCAGACACAGCGGTCAGTGTTTCTCTGCAAGGTGATCGGACCGCGGGGGACGGGCAAAACAGCCTTTCTCCAAGCCTTTGTGGGCTGCAACGTTGTG AATAAGGAAAACTCAAGCAGTGCCTTTTCCCCCTATGCCATAAACACTGTCCAAGTCAGCAACCAAGAGAAGTACCTTATC CTCAAAGAGGTGGATGTGGAGGCAGAGTTCCTGAAGGCATCGGACGCTTCGTGTGATGTTGCTTGTCTCATGTATGACAGTAGCGACCCACATTCCTTCGACTATTGTGCCAGTATATACAAG CAACATTACATGGAAAGCAACATCCCGTGTGTGCTGGTTGCCTCCAAGCAGGACCTTCCTGAGGTCAAGCAGTTCCACGGGATGACTCCTGCAGAGTTCTGTTATAAACACAGACTGCCTCCACCGCTGCCCTTCTCCAACCTGTTCCTCGACTCCACCAGCAAGACCATCTACACCAAACTTGCCTGGGCAGCGATGTACCC ACACCTGAATGGTTCAGACATGAGCAACTCATCATTCTGGCTGAGAGTGGCGTTGGGCTCGGCTGTGGTTGCAGTTCTGGGATTCGCTATCTACAGAGCCGTCGCCAGACAGAAATGA